In one window of Chryseobacterium phocaeense DNA:
- the dapF gene encoding diaminopimelate epimerase has protein sequence MEFYKYQGTGNDFVMIDNRDLQFPKEKDLIEKLCDRRFGIGADGLILLENDENYDFKMVYYNSDGGESTMCGNGGRCLVAFAFFLDIFEDKCRFIAIDGEHEAEIHNGIIKLKMIDVDTVSADGEDTVMNTGSPHYVKYVEDLVNYNVFAEGHGIRNSENYKEKGINVNFVEKITDDEIFVRTYERGVEDETFSCGTGVTASALTFLQKHNLISVKVKTLGGNLKVYAEKNGNSFQNIWLEGPAKQVFRGKTDLI, from the coding sequence ATGGAATTTTATAAATATCAGGGTACCGGAAATGATTTTGTCATGATAGATAACCGTGACCTGCAGTTTCCCAAAGAAAAGGATCTTATAGAGAAATTATGTGACAGACGTTTCGGAATTGGTGCAGACGGACTTATTCTTCTTGAAAATGATGAAAACTACGATTTCAAAATGGTCTATTATAATTCCGATGGCGGCGAAAGCACCATGTGTGGAAACGGCGGAAGATGCCTGGTAGCTTTTGCTTTCTTTCTTGACATTTTTGAGGACAAATGTAGATTCATTGCCATAGACGGAGAGCATGAAGCTGAGATCCATAACGGCATTATTAAATTAAAAATGATTGATGTAGACACCGTTTCAGCTGATGGTGAAGATACCGTTATGAATACCGGATCTCCTCATTACGTAAAATATGTAGAAGATTTGGTGAATTATAATGTTTTTGCGGAAGGCCATGGCATCAGAAATTCGGAGAATTATAAAGAAAAAGGCATCAATGTGAATTTTGTTGAAAAAATTACTGATGATGAGATTTTCGTAAGAACCTATGAACGAGGCGTTGAGGATGAAACTTTCAGCTGTGGGACAGGAGTTACCGCTTCTGCTTTAACTTTTCTGCAAAAACACAATCTAATCTCTGTAAAAGTTAAAACTTTAGGAGGAAATCTTAAAGTGTATGCTGAGAAAAACGGAAATTCTTTCCAGAATATTTGGCTGGAAGGTCCCGCAAAGCAGGTTTTTAGAGGTAAAACAGATCTTATTTAA
- the secD gene encoding protein translocase subunit SecD, whose translation MQGKGLITIVAIVLGLICLNELLPTWYASKIEKQATAVAGDNPEKYQKEIARLSKDTLNLGFTKLYYTKAKDKEMKLGLDLKGGINVLLEINQRDLVNDLTNYSTNPVLIEALNKTDEVQKNSTKSYIDNFFDQFEAINKTKGTNLKLADPELFGNTNLSEIKYNTSDDQVKSIIKRRIDLSVGTAFEVIRTRIDKLGAIQPNVQRVPGTARISVEMPGMKDIDKVKKMLQTSAKLQFWEVQQINEIAPYFQTLSTMVAIKGDSMGVAKNFNFMNIIQGGKSMNQSAVGSVKLSDTAAVNKILNSKVGQSLRPANIKYTQFMWGYKPEATDSESLVLYAIRGNINQKAPVDGAVETASISYDELSRVVVDMQMDSKGAKEWKTLTEKNVGRPVAVTLDGRVYTAPNVVNAIPNGRTQISGNFSQEEAKELVDVLGAGKLPAGAKVVQATVVGPSLGQESIDAGLMSFIIAFGIIIVYIIFYYGGAGVYAVIAMIINLFYIFGIMDSGDFTLTLPGIAGIVLTMAVAVDTNVIIYERTKEELFLGKSILEAYKDGFKHALNAIIDGHTTTFLTAVVLFFFGTGPIKGFALTLMIGIAMTLFTSVLLSRVMIFSRLNKGKGLSVWTPATKNLFRNTWIDFIGKRKYAYIISAVLTVVCIISIATHGFKYGIDFTGGRNYVVRFDKDVKAEDVEEKLVALFKTEDGKNSSVEAKTYGNDRQLKISTDYLIEDESLKADQIIEQKLFEGLKSNLPAGTTLADFKSADKDHAGIISSEKVGPSVADDIKIHGVYAVLGALGMIFIYILLRFRKWQFSLGAVAALFHDAVIILGAYSLLHKYMPFNMEINQDFIAAILTVLGYSINDTVIIFDRIREYLREKKSLTLAGLFDDSISSTLGRTFNTSFTTILVILAIFIFGGDNLRGFMFAMLIGIGFGTYSSIFVASAIAYDFLKKGKEEEVHGKSTSAKEGLATK comes from the coding sequence ATGCAAGGAAAAGGACTTATTACAATTGTTGCTATTGTACTTGGGTTAATTTGCTTAAATGAGCTATTACCAACCTGGTACGCCAGCAAAATTGAAAAGCAGGCGACTGCTGTTGCAGGAGACAATCCGGAAAAGTACCAGAAAGAAATCGCAAGACTTTCTAAGGATACTTTGAACCTGGGATTCACGAAACTTTATTACACCAAAGCCAAAGACAAGGAAATGAAGCTTGGTCTTGACCTTAAAGGGGGGATCAACGTTCTTTTGGAAATCAACCAGAGAGACCTGGTAAATGATTTAACGAATTATTCAACCAACCCTGTTCTTATCGAGGCTTTAAACAAGACTGATGAAGTTCAGAAGAATTCCACAAAATCTTATATTGATAATTTCTTCGATCAGTTCGAGGCGATCAATAAAACCAAAGGAACCAACCTTAAGTTAGCTGATCCTGAACTTTTCGGAAATACCAATTTATCAGAGATCAAATACAATACTTCTGATGATCAGGTAAAAAGTATCATCAAAAGAAGAATTGACCTTTCCGTAGGTACTGCTTTTGAAGTAATCAGAACAAGGATTGACAAGCTTGGAGCGATCCAGCCAAACGTTCAGAGAGTTCCGGGTACCGCAAGGATTTCCGTGGAAATGCCTGGTATGAAGGATATCGACAAGGTGAAGAAAATGCTTCAGACGTCTGCAAAACTTCAGTTCTGGGAAGTACAGCAAATCAATGAGATTGCTCCTTATTTCCAGACATTATCTACGATGGTCGCTATAAAAGGTGATTCAATGGGTGTTGCGAAGAATTTCAATTTCATGAACATCATCCAGGGAGGAAAATCAATGAACCAGAGTGCTGTAGGAAGCGTGAAGCTATCCGACACAGCCGCTGTAAACAAGATCCTGAACAGTAAAGTAGGCCAGTCTTTACGTCCTGCAAACATTAAATATACCCAGTTTATGTGGGGGTACAAGCCGGAGGCTACAGATTCTGAAAGTCTGGTATTGTACGCAATCAGAGGAAATATCAACCAGAAAGCTCCTGTAGACGGTGCTGTGGAAACTGCAAGCATCAGCTATGATGAGCTGAGCAGAGTAGTGGTAGACATGCAGATGGACTCCAAAGGGGCTAAAGAATGGAAAACATTAACAGAGAAAAACGTAGGAAGACCGGTTGCTGTAACATTGGACGGAAGAGTTTATACAGCTCCGAATGTTGTCAATGCCATTCCAAACGGTAGAACTCAAATTTCCGGTAACTTCTCTCAGGAAGAAGCTAAAGAACTTGTAGATGTTCTGGGCGCAGGAAAATTACCTGCCGGAGCAAAAGTAGTTCAGGCTACTGTGGTAGGTCCGTCTTTGGGACAGGAATCTATTGATGCCGGTTTAATGTCATTCATTATTGCCTTCGGTATTATTATCGTTTATATTATTTTCTATTACGGTGGAGCTGGTGTTTATGCAGTTATTGCAATGATCATCAACTTATTCTATATTTTCGGGATTATGGATTCCGGAGACTTCACGCTTACGCTTCCGGGGATCGCGGGTATCGTACTAACGATGGCGGTCGCGGTAGATACCAACGTAATTATTTATGAAAGAACAAAAGAAGAACTATTCTTAGGAAAAAGTATTCTTGAAGCTTATAAAGACGGTTTCAAACATGCATTGAATGCAATTATTGACGGTCACACCACTACTTTCTTAACGGCGGTTGTGCTGTTCTTCTTCGGAACAGGGCCTATCAAAGGTTTTGCATTGACGCTGATGATCGGTATTGCGATGACATTATTCACGTCCGTATTGCTTTCCAGAGTAATGATCTTCTCAAGATTGAACAAAGGAAAAGGACTTTCCGTATGGACGCCGGCAACTAAAAATCTATTCAGAAATACATGGATTGATTTTATCGGGAAAAGAAAGTATGCGTATATCATTTCTGCCGTTCTTACTGTAGTTTGTATTATTTCAATCGCTACACACGGGTTCAAGTACGGTATTGATTTTACCGGCGGTAGAAACTATGTGGTAAGATTTGATAAAGATGTTAAAGCTGAAGATGTTGAAGAAAAATTAGTTGCTTTATTCAAAACTGAAGACGGTAAAAACTCTTCTGTAGAAGCTAAAACATATGGAAACGACAGACAATTGAAGATTTCAACCGATTACCTGATCGAAGACGAATCTTTAAAAGCGGATCAGATCATTGAGCAGAAATTATTCGAAGGTCTTAAATCTAACCTTCCTGCTGGAACTACTTTAGCGGATTTCAAATCTGCCGACAAAGATCACGCAGGGATTATCTCTTCTGAAAAAGTAGGACCTTCTGTAGCGGATGATATTAAGATTCACGGGGTTTATGCCGTATTGGGAGCCCTTGGAATGATCTTTATCTATATCTTATTGAGATTTAGAAAATGGCAGTTCTCTCTTGGAGCGGTGGCAGCACTATTCCACGATGCAGTAATTATCCTGGGAGCATATTCATTGCTTCACAAATATATGCCGTTCAATATGGAGATCAACCAGGATTTCATTGCAGCGATCCTTACGGTATTAGGATATTCAATCAATGATACCGTTATTATCTTCGACAGAATCAGGGAATATTTAAGAGAGAAAAAATCTTTAACACTGGCTGGATTATTTGATGACTCTATCTCCAGTACTTTGGGTAGAACTTTCAACACCTCATTCACTACCATTCTTGTTATCCTGGCAATCTTCATCTTTGGAGGAGATAACCTGAGAGGATTTATGTTTGCGATGTTGATCGGTATCGGATTTGGTACCTATTCATCCATCTTCGTGGCATCGGCTATCGCGTACGACTTCCTTAAAAAAGGAAAGGAAGAAGAAGTACATGGCAAATCCACAAGTGCAAAAGAAGGACTTGCAACCAAGTAA
- the pnuC gene encoding nicotinamide riboside transporter PnuC has translation MNLYDLFVKPYENYSIGQILLEASGTFFGILSVYFSIKKNIWVYPTGIISTLIYVYILFNFGLLGDCMINVYYTAMSIYGWVLWSKNSEDHIHVDVTWATRKERWFAALLFVLSLALVTLIYYYKPYIDNQFSMKGTNLGLYHLDWANWLDVLTTSIFLVGMWFMARQRIENWIFWIVGDLICIPMMIFKELGITSVQYLVFTIMAILGYLNWKNSLKEKSTIKS, from the coding sequence ATGAATTTATATGATCTCTTTGTAAAACCTTATGAAAACTACAGTATCGGACAAATACTGCTGGAAGCCTCAGGAACATTTTTCGGAATTTTAAGCGTGTATTTTTCAATTAAAAAAAATATCTGGGTATACCCTACCGGCATTATATCGACGTTGATTTATGTGTATATTCTTTTTAATTTCGGGCTGCTGGGAGACTGTATGATCAATGTATATTATACTGCGATGAGCATATACGGCTGGGTTTTATGGTCAAAGAATTCTGAAGACCATATTCATGTGGATGTTACCTGGGCTACCAGAAAGGAAAGATGGTTCGCAGCTCTTCTTTTTGTGTTAAGCCTTGCACTGGTTACCCTTATCTACTATTACAAACCTTATATTGACAATCAATTCTCCATGAAAGGAACCAACCTCGGATTATATCATCTGGATTGGGCCAACTGGCTGGATGTGTTAACAACCTCCATATTTTTGGTGGGCATGTGGTTTATGGCCAGACAGCGCATTGAGAACTGGATTTTCTGGATTGTAGGTGATCTTATTTGTATCCCTATGATGATTTTTAAGGAGCTCGGCATCACTTCGGTTCAATATTTGGTATTTACTATAATGGCTATCTTAGGATACCTTAACTGGAAAAATAGTTTAAAAGAAAAAAGTACAATAAAGTCATGA
- a CDS encoding APC family permease → MSKIWVKKPMSAYEADIKKSELKRVLGKWSLTAIGIGAIIGGGIFVLTGTGAYYNAGPALALSFVIAGIACVFAALCYAEFASILPVEGSAYAYAYGTVGEIFAWIIGWGLILEYAMGSMTVAVSWSGYFAKLLKMFHVHLPDYLTTDPQTYIAAGNSGFSMNLPAFLIVLFVISILVRGTKGAAKANNFIVILKVSAIIFVIIAGAFFINPENWTPFIPEPTTITENGVSHSAYGLAGVVAGASAIFFAYVGFDAVSTQAGEAINPKKDVPFAIIASLIICTLLYILVSLVLTGMMHYTDFNPLGKYPDAIKAPVAYAFDIAGQAWAGYIITVAATVGLISVLMVMIMGQSRIFLGMSKDGLIPATFSKVNPKTGVPTKNLLILGVVIAVVASLTPINDLAHMTSFGTLFAFTMVCVAVWVLRVKEPNLQRNFKVPALPVIACLGIAINVYLIFNLSKEAQMYSFGWLIIGFIVYFLYSKKHSKLQNGELGETFKAEQEPLEKP, encoded by the coding sequence ATGTCTAAAATTTGGGTTAAGAAACCAATGAGCGCTTATGAAGCTGATATCAAAAAGAGTGAGCTGAAACGCGTTCTGGGAAAATGGAGCCTTACTGCTATCGGAATCGGAGCCATTATCGGAGGAGGAATCTTTGTACTTACGGGAACAGGTGCTTATTATAATGCAGGGCCTGCACTGGCACTATCATTTGTAATTGCAGGAATTGCCTGTGTATTTGCAGCACTTTGCTATGCAGAATTCGCTTCTATTCTTCCGGTGGAAGGGTCAGCGTATGCTTATGCGTACGGAACAGTAGGTGAAATTTTTGCATGGATCATTGGTTGGGGCCTTATACTGGAATACGCTATGGGATCTATGACCGTTGCCGTATCCTGGTCGGGGTATTTTGCAAAACTCCTCAAAATGTTTCATGTGCACCTTCCGGATTATCTTACCACAGACCCACAAACCTATATTGCTGCAGGAAATTCAGGTTTCTCAATGAACCTTCCTGCATTTCTGATTGTTTTATTTGTGATATCCATTTTGGTAAGAGGTACAAAAGGAGCAGCCAAAGCCAATAACTTCATTGTAATACTGAAAGTTTCCGCTATTATCTTCGTGATCATTGCAGGAGCATTTTTTATCAACCCTGAAAACTGGACACCCTTCATTCCTGAACCTACAACCATCACGGAAAACGGAGTGTCACACTCTGCTTACGGATTAGCGGGAGTAGTGGCCGGAGCATCAGCTATTTTCTTTGCTTATGTGGGCTTCGATGCCGTTTCCACACAGGCCGGAGAAGCTATTAACCCTAAAAAAGATGTACCTTTTGCCATCATCGCTTCGTTGATCATCTGTACACTTTTATATATCCTTGTATCTTTGGTATTAACCGGAATGATGCATTATACAGACTTTAACCCGCTTGGAAAATATCCTGATGCCATTAAAGCTCCTGTAGCATATGCTTTTGACATAGCAGGACAGGCCTGGGCTGGCTATATTATTACGGTAGCCGCTACTGTTGGTCTTATCTCCGTATTAATGGTAATGATTATGGGACAGTCAAGAATTTTCCTTGGAATGTCTAAAGACGGACTGATTCCGGCTACTTTCTCAAAAGTAAACCCTAAAACCGGAGTTCCTACCAAAAACCTTCTTATCTTAGGTGTCGTGATTGCGGTTGTTGCTTCATTGACTCCAATTAATGACCTGGCACACATGACCAGTTTTGGAACTTTGTTTGCGTTCACGATGGTTTGTGTAGCCGTTTGGGTATTGAGAGTAAAAGAACCGAACCTTCAGCGAAACTTTAAAGTACCTGCACTTCCTGTAATCGCCTGCCTGGGGATTGCAATTAATGTGTATCTGATTTTCAACCTGAGCAAAGAAGCACAGATGTATTCCTTCGGATGGCTGATCATAGGATTCATTGTATATTTCCTCTATAGCAAAAAGCATTCAAAACTTCAGAACGGAGAATTGGGTGAAACTTTTAAAGCTGAACAGGAGCCTTTAGAAAAACCTTAA
- a CDS encoding WD40/YVTN/BNR-like repeat-containing protein: MKKTFSILFFCLGALVFSQKVESLTAILNDKVSIRAIEIDDNKVWYSGTGSKFGYVDLKDHKNQKQIILSDKNLEFRTLGQNKTSFYAINVQSPAYFYKIDKKDLKAEVVYTDSVKTAFYDALHFVDDQLAYTFSDADQDNVLKLAVYRKGKWSRFKSNIMLNSGEAAFAASNTNIASSKYFLWIATGGKASRILRMNLKSEDVEVFDTPFVQGEPSQGMYSIDFDTEKFGIAVGGDYTKQTANVNNIATTRDGGKTWQIQASGKNAGYTTCVKIKPGSKGREIIAVGDQHISYSSDYGKNWKKISDEKGFFVCDWINDNTVVLAGNSKISVMKLRL, encoded by the coding sequence ATGAAAAAAACATTTTCCATTTTATTTTTCTGCCTGGGAGCACTGGTATTTTCCCAGAAGGTTGAGAGCTTAACCGCTATCTTGAATGATAAAGTAAGTATCAGAGCTATTGAAATAGATGATAATAAAGTATGGTACAGCGGGACCGGCTCAAAATTCGGATATGTGGATCTTAAAGACCACAAAAACCAAAAACAGATCATATTATCGGATAAAAACCTTGAATTCCGGACCCTAGGGCAGAATAAGACTTCTTTTTATGCTATCAACGTTCAAAGTCCTGCTTATTTTTATAAGATTGATAAAAAAGACCTGAAAGCGGAAGTAGTGTACACGGATTCGGTAAAAACAGCATTTTATGATGCATTGCATTTTGTGGATGATCAGTTGGCTTATACTTTCAGTGATGCAGATCAGGATAATGTCCTGAAACTGGCTGTATACCGGAAAGGAAAATGGAGCAGGTTCAAAAGCAATATAATGCTGAACAGTGGCGAAGCCGCATTTGCCGCCAGCAATACGAATATAGCATCATCTAAATATTTCCTGTGGATTGCTACAGGTGGAAAAGCATCCAGGATTCTGAGAATGAATTTAAAGAGTGAAGATGTTGAAGTTTTTGATACGCCTTTCGTTCAGGGGGAGCCTTCGCAGGGAATGTATTCTATAGATTTTGACACTGAGAAATTCGGGATTGCTGTAGGCGGAGATTATACCAAACAGACTGCCAATGTAAATAATATTGCCACCACCCGCGATGGGGGAAAAACATGGCAGATCCAGGCTTCCGGTAAGAATGCTGGATATACCACCTGTGTAAAGATTAAGCCGGGCTCCAAAGGAAGAGAAATTATTGCGGTAGGGGATCAGCATATCAGCTATTCTTCCGATTATGGAAAAAACTGGAAGAAGATTTCTGATGAAAAAGGATTTTTCGTCTGTGATTGGATAAATGATAACACGGTTGTTCTTGCAGGAAACTCTAAAATATCCGTGATGAAATTAAGGCTTTAA
- the hemN gene encoding oxygen-independent coproporphyrinogen III oxidase: MNSLIDKYNIPGPRYTSYPTVPYWDEATFSPEKWRESVIRSFHESNAEEGISIYIHLPFCEALCTFCACHKRITKQHSVEIPYLESVLKEWKLYLELFEEKPKLKELHLGGGTPTFFSPKNLKTLLEGIFETVEIAEYPEFSFEGHPNNTTRDHLQTLYDLGFRRVSFGVQDYDPKVQKAINRIQPFEKVKEVTEQAREIGYRGISHDLVFGLPHQSWDAMEHTIRKTMELKPDRLAFYSYAHVPWIKGVGQRGFDENDLPSGEEKRRLYEDGKKLLEDLGYIEVGMDHFSLEHDDLYQSLIHKKLHRNFMGYTSSNTQLMVGLGMSAISDSWYAFAQNVKTVEEYQKMVEEGQIPVVKGHILDQEDLTVRRHILNLMCQLETTFTENNSFPGLENALDMLEEMEKDELVEIEGNQIRITEKGRAFTRNVAMVFDLRMMRNKPETRIFSMTI, from the coding sequence ATGAACTCTTTAATAGATAAATATAATATTCCAGGGCCGCGTTACACTTCTTATCCTACAGTTCCTTATTGGGATGAAGCTACGTTTTCACCCGAAAAGTGGCGGGAGAGTGTGATCAGGTCTTTTCATGAGAGCAATGCAGAGGAGGGAATTTCTATTTATATCCATCTTCCTTTCTGTGAAGCGCTTTGTACGTTCTGTGCCTGCCATAAGCGGATTACCAAACAGCATAGCGTAGAAATTCCATATCTGGAAAGCGTGTTGAAGGAGTGGAAGCTTTATCTTGAACTTTTTGAAGAAAAACCGAAGCTGAAAGAGCTTCACCTGGGAGGCGGTACCCCTACTTTTTTCTCACCTAAAAATTTAAAAACATTACTGGAAGGGATCTTTGAAACCGTAGAAATAGCGGAATATCCGGAGTTTTCTTTCGAAGGACATCCGAATAATACCACAAGAGATCATCTTCAGACCTTATATGACCTTGGATTCAGAAGGGTAAGCTTTGGAGTGCAGGACTATGATCCGAAAGTTCAGAAAGCCATCAACAGGATCCAGCCTTTTGAGAAAGTAAAAGAAGTAACGGAACAGGCCAGAGAAATCGGCTACAGAGGTATCAGCCACGATCTGGTATTTGGTCTTCCGCATCAGAGCTGGGACGCAATGGAGCATACCATCAGAAAAACAATGGAGCTGAAACCGGACAGGCTTGCCTTCTATTCATATGCTCACGTACCATGGATAAAAGGAGTAGGGCAAAGAGGATTTGATGAAAATGACCTTCCGAGCGGTGAAGAAAAACGCCGTCTGTATGAAGACGGGAAAAAGCTTCTGGAAGATTTAGGTTATATTGAAGTAGGAATGGATCACTTCTCGCTGGAGCACGATGATTTATACCAATCCCTGATTCACAAAAAACTGCACAGGAATTTTATGGGCTATACCTCAAGCAATACCCAGCTGATGGTAGGGCTTGGAATGTCTGCAATTTCAGATTCATGGTATGCCTTCGCCCAAAACGTAAAAACGGTGGAAGAGTATCAGAAAATGGTGGAAGAAGGCCAGATTCCGGTCGTGAAAGGACATATTCTTGATCAGGAGGACCTTACCGTCAGAAGACATATTTTAAATCTGATGTGTCAGCTTGAAACCACTTTTACTGAAAATAATTCCTTCCCGGGACTTGAAAATGCCCTGGACATGCTGGAAGAAATGGAGAAAGACGAGTTGGTGGAAATAGAGGGCAATCAGATCAGGATTACGGAAAAAGGAAGAGCATTTACGAGAAATGTGGCCATGGTTTTTGACCTCAGGATGATGAGGAATAAGCCGGAAACCAGGATCTTCTCTATGACGATATAG
- a CDS encoding PQQ-dependent sugar dehydrogenase, which yields MKKLFFTLGIFTSLILNSQSINLVEFASGFTSPVEITNANDTRLFVVQQNGIIKIVQPNGTTNSADFMNISSKVLFGGERGLLGLAFHPQYSTNGYFFVYYNNTAGNIIVARYSVSPTNPDVADPASEKILLNIPKPFDNHNGGSIHFAPDGNLWIVTGDGGSGGDPNNNSQNKNSLLGKMLRIDVNATGPYNIPPDNPFAGAVAGADEIWAYGLRNAWKFSFDTDTGNAMIADVGQNAIEEINKMPITQAGINYGWRCYEGNTAYNTTGCPAMSTMTFPVAVYNHSGGRCSITGGYVYRGSQYPALQGKYFFADYCSTQIGILNADNSIVWSPASSGNNFSTFGQNSGKELFVAAVTSGKIFKITTGTLATDETGNENSVYIHPNPASEKVFIEGFDNRNSTADLISTEGKIALDKAKIENDGSVDITGIPPGVYYLIIKTGDVKSYSQKLIIK from the coding sequence ATGAAAAAACTATTTTTTACTTTAGGCATTTTCACCTCTTTAATTCTTAATTCACAAAGCATTAATTTGGTTGAATTTGCGTCGGGATTCACCAGTCCTGTTGAAATTACGAACGCCAATGACACCCGGCTTTTTGTTGTCCAGCAAAACGGGATCATTAAAATTGTGCAGCCCAATGGAACCACCAACAGTGCCGACTTTATGAATATCAGTTCCAAGGTTCTTTTCGGAGGCGAAAGAGGCCTGCTCGGGCTTGCTTTCCATCCCCAATATTCCACTAACGGCTATTTCTTTGTGTATTATAACAACACAGCCGGGAATATTATTGTCGCGAGATATTCCGTGAGCCCTACAAACCCTGATGTAGCGGATCCGGCCTCAGAAAAAATCCTGCTGAATATTCCAAAGCCGTTTGACAATCACAACGGGGGAAGCATTCATTTCGCTCCTGACGGAAACCTTTGGATCGTTACCGGAGACGGAGGAAGCGGTGGTGACCCAAACAACAATTCCCAGAATAAAAATTCACTGTTGGGAAAAATGTTGAGAATCGATGTCAATGCCACTGGACCGTATAATATTCCTCCTGACAATCCATTTGCAGGAGCCGTTGCCGGAGCCGATGAAATCTGGGCATACGGACTGAGAAATGCATGGAAATTCTCTTTTGATACAGACACCGGAAATGCCATGATCGCTGATGTAGGACAGAATGCAATTGAAGAAATTAACAAAATGCCTATAACCCAGGCAGGAATCAATTACGGATGGCGCTGCTACGAGGGCAATACAGCCTACAATACAACAGGATGCCCGGCTATGTCGACCATGACTTTCCCAGTAGCCGTCTATAATCACTCCGGAGGCAGATGCTCTATTACCGGAGGCTATGTGTACAGGGGAAGCCAATATCCTGCGCTTCAGGGGAAGTATTTCTTTGCAGACTACTGCTCTACCCAGATCGGGATTTTAAATGCTGACAATTCCATTGTCTGGAGCCCCGCAAGTTCCGGCAATAATTTTTCAACCTTTGGACAAAATTCAGGGAAAGAACTTTTTGTAGCCGCAGTGACCAGCGGAAAAATATTTAAAATCACTACGGGTACACTTGCCACAGATGAAACAGGTAATGAAAATTCCGTATACATTCATCCGAATCCGGCTTCAGAAAAAGTATTTATTGAAGGGTTTGACAACAGAAACAGTACAGCCGATCTGATCAGTACGGAAGGAAAAATAGCTCTGGACAAAGCAAAAATAGAAAATGACGGCAGTGTTGATATCACAGGAATTCCTCCCGGTGTTTATTATCTGATCATCAAAACCGGCGATGTGAAATCTTACAGTCAGAAACTGATCATTAAATAA
- the mltG gene encoding endolytic transglycosylase MltG encodes MKKTVLIIALLVFGAAGFFGLRFYNKYYGNNVEKDGYVLIPHKADFRQILDSVGPYVKDKEAFEAVARDKDLDKYFKPGRYHFQSGAGNTNLVNMIKAGNQSENSFRIGDFGDMYQMIGKVTKKTELDSLQFVNDLNQVAVEKGYKNAEDLKKYFFIDTYNFFWTVSPREFFKKFDDQYNEFWTSDRKNQEQQSGLSRDQIYSLASIVYKESGGKKDEMKTIAGLYLNRYRKGMKLQSDPTVIYAINKQTNFKEPIKRVLYKHLSTPSPYNTYANAGIPPGPICVVDKNSVDAVLNPENNNYIFMCADPARFGFHKFTDSAEQHAINAKAYQDWLNSKNIK; translated from the coding sequence ATGAAAAAAACTGTTCTCATTATCGCTCTTCTTGTTTTTGGAGCGGCAGGATTTTTTGGTTTGAGATTTTATAATAAATATTACGGCAACAACGTGGAAAAAGACGGCTACGTGCTGATTCCGCATAAAGCAGATTTCAGGCAGATCCTTGATTCTGTAGGTCCGTATGTAAAAGATAAGGAAGCTTTTGAAGCAGTAGCCAGGGATAAAGACCTGGACAAGTATTTCAAACCCGGAAGATATCATTTTCAGTCCGGAGCCGGAAATACGAATCTCGTCAATATGATCAAAGCAGGAAACCAGTCTGAAAACAGTTTCAGAATCGGGGATTTCGGGGATATGTACCAGATGATCGGTAAGGTAACCAAAAAGACCGAACTGGATTCTCTGCAATTTGTAAATGACCTGAACCAGGTTGCCGTAGAAAAGGGCTATAAAAATGCGGAAGACCTGAAGAAATATTTTTTTATTGACACCTATAATTTCTTCTGGACCGTAAGTCCAAGAGAATTCTTTAAAAAATTTGATGATCAGTACAATGAATTCTGGACCAGCGACAGAAAGAATCAGGAACAGCAGTCCGGCCTGAGCAGGGACCAGATCTATTCACTGGCCTCTATTGTTTATAAGGAATCCGGTGGTAAAAAAGATGAAATGAAAACAATTGCAGGTTTATATCTAAACCGATACAGAAAGGGGATGAAGCTGCAGTCTGATCCTACTGTAATTTACGCAATCAATAAGCAGACGAATTTCAAAGAACCTATTAAAAGGGTTTTATATAAGCACCTGTCTACACCATCACCGTACAATACTTATGCTAATGCAGGAATTCCTCCGGGACCTATATGTGTTGTAGATAAGAATTCTGTAGATGCCGTTTTGAATCCGGAAAACAATAATTATATATTTATGTGTGCTGATCCTGCAAGATTTGGCTTTCATAAGTTTACAGACAGCGCTGAGCAGCATGCCATTAATGCCAAAGCATACCAGGACTGGCTGAATTCTAAAAATATTAAATAG